Proteins encoded together in one Nostoc sp. PCC 7524 window:
- a CDS encoding Npun_R1517 family heterocyst differentiation transcriptional regulator, giving the protein MNSKALPRQINNIEVGVYECEINLKFRLIEEKSLLGDREQLLQVLLDALTEGSDDFLEMLQASVKAQEVTELKASPQMRRQLMRLRNAVDNNQ; this is encoded by the coding sequence ATGAACTCGAAAGCATTACCACGGCAGATAAATAATATCGAAGTAGGTGTTTATGAGTGCGAAATAAATCTCAAATTCCGGTTGATTGAGGAAAAGAGTTTGCTGGGCGATCGCGAGCAACTGTTGCAAGTGCTACTAGATGCCCTTACAGAAGGCTCTGATGATTTCTTAGAAATGCTACAAGCATCTGTGAAAGCGCAGGAGGTAACAGAACTCAAAGCCTCGCCTCAAATGCGTCGTCAACTGATGCGGTTACGTAATGCTGTTGACAATAATCAGTAG
- a CDS encoding NAD(P)H-quinone oxidoreductase subunit M, with translation MDKPMLLKSTTRHIRIFAGEIDRDGELVPSNQVLTLDVDPDNEFNWNEDALQKIYRKFDELVEASSGEDLTDYNLRRIGSDLEHYLRSLLQLGEISYNLSARVTNYSMGLPQVAVE, from the coding sequence ATGGACAAACCGATGCTGCTTAAGTCTACAACCCGGCATATCCGCATTTTTGCAGGAGAAATCGACCGGGACGGCGAACTGGTTCCCAGTAATCAGGTCTTAACGTTGGATGTTGACCCAGACAACGAATTCAACTGGAATGAAGATGCTTTGCAAAAGATTTATCGCAAGTTTGATGAACTCGTCGAAGCATCCAGTGGTGAAGACCTCACAGACTACAACTTACGCCGCATTGGCTCTGATTTGGAGCATTATCTGCGATCGCTCCTGCAATTAGGCGAAATCAGCTACAATCTGTCGGCACGCGTCACTAACTATAGTATGGGTCTTCCCCAAGTTGCAGTTGAATAG
- a CDS encoding PP2C family protein-serine/threonine phosphatase, with amino-acid sequence MENDAATLYCPNELCRAANPLTHKFCQRCSTPIPKRYLWVVGDGLGVGSPGEILADRYLIISKSVVLDTKPGLLPQAPEIENVQHIKPYLRLIPYRLHIPQVYGVLPITEGRIRREILLLEKPPLFTDTVAQQVHLYSTLTEAWSHANSMRQLNWLWQMAHLWQPLKSEGVVSSLLDPELLRVEGSLVRLLELRFDATTALELPQLGEFWQQLRTYAKPAIAPLVDQVSNLLIQGEITSPEVLIAVLDRGLADLAKYQTSTTQVITKTDTGPRRERNEDACYPASGKLLSKPPQPTALAIVCDGIGGHEGGNVASNLAIETIQQQVHQLTKVPSDHIEPSLLLADLEMAVASVNDKISQRNDSENRQGRKRMGTTIVMALPIAHEMYITHVGDSRAYWITRHGCYQVTLDDDVASREVRLGYAVYREAVQQSGSGSLVQALGMSPSTSLHPTAQRFICDEDTVFLLTTDGLSDFDRIEDYWDTEILPVLTGENKLANVADQLIELANTKNGHDNVTIALVHYQVKYSEPESAISVVIPDSNAIKVASTISKTTPPTLSEGKPDQKTKVIPVNLTSNMTKLPLSFIVPLILVAAAGLFGYWVMLLRTQLTNAPVVTPTTTIPATNPTPQRRSLNNLASEWVIQTKTEIPLENQTSLPPETFLEVEDKKNLPEAQQNLANAEDYDVFFRLCPTKKLPIPLPGIPGRPISIKFSQLKIWEQDGKIEVRQANDDTPCNSPPLDSLSPTPSNPSDTETGNQ; translated from the coding sequence ATGGAAAATGATGCGGCAACGCTCTACTGCCCAAATGAACTTTGTCGGGCGGCGAACCCCCTGACTCACAAGTTTTGCCAGCGATGCTCCACACCCATACCCAAACGATACTTGTGGGTTGTAGGAGATGGTTTAGGCGTAGGCAGTCCGGGAGAAATATTAGCCGATCGCTATCTAATCATCAGTAAATCCGTTGTTTTAGATACTAAACCTGGGTTATTACCCCAAGCGCCAGAGATTGAAAATGTCCAGCACATCAAACCTTATCTCAGACTGATTCCTTATCGCTTACACATCCCGCAGGTTTATGGAGTCCTACCCATCACGGAGGGACGCATCCGTAGGGAAATTTTACTTTTAGAAAAACCGCCACTATTTACAGACACCGTAGCCCAGCAAGTACATCTATATAGCACCTTAACCGAAGCTTGGAGTCATGCTAATTCCATGCGCCAACTTAATTGGTTATGGCAAATGGCTCATCTGTGGCAACCTTTAAAAAGTGAAGGTGTTGTCTCTAGCTTACTTGACCCTGAGTTATTGCGGGTAGAAGGGTCCTTAGTAAGGTTGTTAGAATTGCGTTTCGATGCGACCACAGCCCTAGAATTACCACAATTAGGTGAATTTTGGCAGCAACTACGCACCTATGCCAAACCAGCGATCGCGCCATTGGTTGACCAAGTAAGTAATCTGTTAATTCAAGGTGAAATCACCTCACCAGAAGTCTTAATTGCAGTTTTAGACAGAGGACTGGCAGATTTAGCCAAATACCAAACATCTACCACTCAAGTTATCACTAAAACTGACACCGGCCCCAGGCGCGAACGTAACGAAGATGCCTGTTACCCTGCCAGTGGTAAACTGTTGAGCAAACCACCCCAACCCACAGCCTTAGCCATTGTCTGTGATGGAATTGGTGGTCATGAGGGGGGAAATGTCGCCTCCAACTTAGCCATTGAAACTATCCAGCAGCAGGTACACCAACTCACCAAAGTCCCTTCTGACCATATAGAACCCTCACTGCTGCTGGCAGATTTAGAAATGGCTGTAGCCAGCGTCAATGACAAAATCAGTCAGCGTAACGATAGCGAAAATCGCCAAGGCCGCAAACGCATGGGTACAACCATCGTCATGGCACTGCCAATTGCCCACGAAATGTATATTACCCACGTTGGTGATAGTCGTGCTTACTGGATTACCCGTCACGGTTGTTATCAAGTCACCCTTGACGACGATGTAGCTTCACGGGAAGTGAGATTAGGTTATGCCGTTTATCGTGAAGCTGTGCAACAAAGTGGTTCAGGTTCTCTGGTGCAAGCTTTGGGGATGAGTCCCAGCACTTCATTGCATCCTACAGCCCAGCGATTCATTTGTGACGAAGATACAGTATTTCTCCTCACTACTGATGGTTTAAGTGATTTTGACCGCATAGAAGATTACTGGGATACAGAAATTTTACCGGTTCTCACAGGGGAGAATAAATTAGCCAACGTTGCCGATCAATTGATAGAACTGGCTAATACAAAAAATGGACATGATAATGTCACGATCGCTTTAGTGCATTATCAAGTGAAATACTCTGAGCCAGAGTCAGCCATTTCCGTAGTAATTCCAGATAGCAACGCCATCAAAGTCGCATCGACAATCTCAAAAACCACACCACCAACATTATCAGAAGGCAAACCCGACCAGAAAACCAAAGTCATTCCTGTCAACTTAACCAGCAATATGACGAAGCTGCCGTTAAGTTTCATCGTACCGTTGATTTTGGTGGCTGCGGCTGGGTTATTTGGATATTGGGTTATGCTCTTGAGAACCCAATTAACTAACGCTCCGGTTGTAACACCGACTACGACTATACCAGCAACTAACCCCACACCACAGAGGCGATCGCTCAATAACCTAGCTTCTGAATGGGTGATTCAAACCAAGACAGAAATTCCTTTGGAAAACCAGACCAGCTTACCACCTGAAACCTTTTTAGAAGTTGAAGATAAAAAGAATTTACCAGAGGCTCAACAAAATTTAGCCAATGCCGAAGATTATGATGTGTTTTTTAGATTATGCCCTACTAAAAAACTGCCAATCCCATTACCAGGAATTCCGGGAAGACCAATTTCAATTAAATTCTCACAATTAAAAATCTGGGAACAAGATGGAAAAATAGAGGTTCGGCAAGCGAATGATGATACTCCTTGTAACTCTCCTCCCCTAGACAGCCTATCTCCTACACCCAGTAATCCTAGTGACACAGAAACTGGGAATCAATAA
- a CDS encoding CHAT domain-containing protein — protein MPSLNLAIARLINTGNDSFAIWVVKAPYPSGYVLRDCVWPVELTQVWQEWQQMFAGHSGINISTGSTHRSVNQVPMNLVSPPSGQATGYGSRLMQYLGINLWRWVFEGSILGSLERSRGIAMGQSTRLRFQLEIRDPDLIALPWEIMQREPGQPAMSLSPDLLFSRTTSEVEPLPNLRTDQALKILLVLGYDQNLQLQQEATILEQTLLNGGQVGSYGQRYAPCTVKTLLQPTPQELIQELETKAYNVFFYAGHGLPAPDGGLLVLRPGMNLNGIELAQVLNRSAVKLAVFNACWGAQPAAINHQAIPASSLAEVLIRHGVPAVLGMRDEIADHESHSFIQVFAKALRSRKSIDEAVAEARQELLTLYKYNQPAWTLPVLYLHPDFDGELIKSVDEGVTELPDTAIPHFNSSVSMACLRSLSPGGRTWLLRNGVTRIGRTRDNDIVIPEPSVSKRHAEIFCRNTFTGTTYVRTYYLQDFSTYGTTWCLGANGWQQILREEVPLQSGMQLKFGSSRGETWEFIIEDSES, from the coding sequence ATGCCATCCCTGAACCTGGCGATCGCCCGTCTCATCAATACAGGCAATGATAGTTTCGCCATTTGGGTGGTTAAGGCTCCATATCCCAGTGGCTACGTTTTGCGTGACTGTGTATGGCCTGTTGAACTCACTCAAGTTTGGCAAGAATGGCAGCAAATGTTTGCTGGCCATAGTGGTATAAATATTTCCACAGGCTCAACCCATCGCTCAGTTAACCAAGTCCCCATGAATTTAGTCTCACCACCCTCCGGTCAGGCTACTGGTTATGGCAGTCGGTTGATGCAATATTTAGGGATTAATCTCTGGCGTTGGGTCTTTGAAGGGTCAATTCTTGGTAGTCTAGAGCGCAGTCGTGGGATAGCGATGGGTCAGAGTACCAGACTGCGCTTTCAGTTGGAAATCCGCGACCCGGATTTAATCGCCCTACCTTGGGAGATTATGCAGCGAGAACCCGGTCAACCAGCCATGTCCCTCTCGCCCGATTTACTATTTAGCCGCACCACAAGCGAAGTAGAACCACTACCAAATCTACGCACTGATCAAGCTCTGAAAATCCTCCTGGTGCTGGGATACGATCAAAACCTGCAACTGCAACAAGAAGCCACTATCTTAGAACAGACCTTGTTAAATGGTGGTCAGGTAGGTAGTTATGGTCAGAGATATGCACCTTGTACAGTTAAAACACTTTTACAACCAACGCCCCAGGAGTTGATTCAAGAGTTAGAAACTAAAGCATATAACGTCTTTTTCTACGCCGGCCACGGTCTGCCGGCTCCCGATGGCGGATTATTGGTTTTACGCCCAGGAATGAATCTGAATGGCATAGAATTAGCCCAAGTATTAAACCGTAGTGCTGTGAAATTGGCAGTTTTTAACGCCTGTTGGGGAGCGCAACCAGCAGCCATTAATCATCAAGCCATTCCCGCCAGTAGCTTGGCAGAAGTTTTAATTCGTCATGGTGTCCCGGCGGTTTTAGGAATGCGTGATGAAATTGCTGATCATGAAAGTCATAGTTTTATCCAAGTTTTTGCTAAAGCTTTGCGATCGCGCAAATCAATTGACGAGGCGGTGGCAGAAGCGAGGCAAGAACTGTTAACACTGTATAAATACAATCAACCCGCTTGGACTTTGCCAGTTCTCTATCTCCATCCCGATTTTGATGGTGAACTGATTAAAAGTGTGGATGAAGGTGTGACAGAACTACCAGATACGGCTATTCCTCACTTCAATTCTTCCGTATCGATGGCGTGTTTGCGATCGCTTTCCCCTGGTGGTCGTACTTGGTTGTTAAGAAACGGTGTCACTCGTATAGGTCGCACCAGAGACAATGATATCGTCATCCCTGAACCCTCTGTTTCTAAGCGACACGCGGAAATTTTTTGCCGCAATACTTTTACAGGTACTACTTATGTGCGAACTTATTACTTACAAGATTTTTCTACCTACGGTACAACCTGGTGTTTAGGCGCTAATGGTTGGCAACAAATACTCCGGGAAGAAGTTCCCTTACAATCGGGAATGCAGCTGAAGTTTGGTAGTTCTAGAGGTGAAACTTGGGAGTTTATTATTGAAGATTCGGAAAGCTGA
- a CDS encoding PrsW family glutamic-type intramembrane protease has translation MTGKNARHHAFLRLVSGNGAAFGSESRYSLTSKEVVIGRDPSCQVVLDAMMYRMVSRRHAVVRPVASSVDNTFSWVLCDLNSANGTYLNGQRLYGCQELHAGDRIALGADGPQFLFEYAIAAQPTVITNQVAPLPSAKNSTQSKPDSVSFTQLFPIISTGKDLTRKAYLVPGILTVIFVVLMFATVGQPQANQVIVATYIALAAYYFVYQLCGKPKPWWMLVGAALCTVIILLTPLLNLFIFIFRELLPGNVPPIDQPVSSLTELFVRYFFGAGLMEELLKALPILGAYLIALGLPSPWRERIGVWEPLDGILLGTASAVGFTLVETLGQYVPAVSLQAGSEVGLQVLIARILGLPAGHMAYSGYLGYFIGLAALKPRHAKQILAVGYLSAAALHALWNTAGHSNNLLLVVVGVLSYAFLMAAILKARALSPTRSQNFATRFLGPK, from the coding sequence ATGACAGGCAAAAACGCAAGACATCATGCTTTTCTGCGGCTAGTGTCTGGTAATGGAGCAGCTTTTGGGTCAGAATCTCGCTACTCGCTTACCAGTAAAGAGGTAGTAATTGGACGTGACCCCAGTTGCCAAGTTGTCTTGGATGCAATGATGTATCGGATGGTATCCCGTCGTCATGCTGTGGTTCGTCCCGTGGCTTCATCTGTAGATAATACATTTAGCTGGGTACTCTGTGATTTAAATAGTGCCAATGGCACTTATTTAAATGGACAACGTTTATATGGGTGTCAAGAACTGCACGCAGGCGATCGCATTGCTTTAGGCGCTGACGGGCCGCAATTTCTGTTTGAATACGCGATCGCGGCTCAACCTACAGTAATCACAAACCAAGTTGCACCGCTACCTTCAGCCAAAAATTCTACTCAATCAAAGCCAGATTCTGTCAGCTTTACCCAACTGTTTCCCATTATTTCTACTGGTAAAGATTTAACTCGTAAAGCTTATCTTGTACCAGGAATCCTCACGGTGATATTTGTGGTGCTGATGTTTGCTACTGTAGGTCAGCCACAAGCTAATCAAGTGATAGTAGCAACTTACATAGCACTGGCTGCTTACTATTTTGTCTATCAACTCTGTGGTAAACCTAAGCCTTGGTGGATGCTCGTTGGTGCGGCTTTGTGTACAGTTATCATCTTGCTCACTCCCCTATTAAACTTATTTATCTTCATTTTTCGTGAACTTCTCCCTGGTAATGTACCACCGATAGATCAGCCTGTCAGCAGCCTCACAGAATTATTTGTGAGGTACTTTTTTGGCGCTGGGTTGATGGAGGAATTACTCAAAGCCTTGCCTATACTGGGAGCGTATCTGATAGCCTTGGGACTACCCTCTCCTTGGCGTGAACGTATAGGGGTTTGGGAACCTTTGGATGGTATTCTCCTGGGAACGGCTTCTGCTGTCGGCTTTACTTTAGTAGAAACTTTGGGTCAATATGTACCTGCTGTATCTCTCCAGGCGGGTTCAGAGGTGGGTTTACAAGTTCTCATTGCCCGAATTTTAGGCTTACCAGCCGGACACATGGCTTACAGTGGTTATCTGGGGTATTTCATCGGATTAGCTGCACTCAAACCCCGTCATGCTAAACAAATTCTCGCTGTTGGCTATCTCAGCGCCGCCGCACTTCATGCTTTATGGAATACTGCCGGACACAGTAATAATCTACTATTAGTTGTTGTCGGTGTCTTATCTTATGCTTTTTTGATGGCGGCAATTCTTAAAGCTAGGGCATTATCTCCCACACGATCGCAAAATTTTGCTACTCGTTTTCTTGGCCCTAAGTAG